From a region of the Balaenoptera acutorostrata chromosome 14, mBalAcu1.1, whole genome shotgun sequence genome:
- the LOC103013716 gene encoding vacuolar ATPase assembly integral membrane protein VMA21, giving the protein MERFDKAALNAVQPCDFRNESSLASTLKTLLFFTALMITVPIGLYFTTKSYVFEGAFGMSNRDSYFYAAIVAVVAVHVVLALFVYVAWNEGSRQWREGKQD; this is encoded by the coding sequence ATGGAGCGTTTTGATAAAGCGGCGCTGAACGCGGTGCAGCCGTGCGACTTCAGAAATGAAAGTTCATTAGCATCCACCCTGAAGACGCTCCTGTTCTTCACAGCTTTAATGATCACTGTACCTATTGGGTTATATTTCACGACTAAATCTTATGTTTTTGAAGGCGCCTTTGGGATGTCCAATAGGGACAGCTATTTTTATGCTGCTATTGTTGCAGTGGTCGCCGTCCACGTGGTGCTGGCCCTCTTTGTTTATGTGGCCTGGAATGAAGGCTCACGGCAGTGGCGTGAAGGCAAACAGGATTAA